One part of the Lycium ferocissimum isolate CSIRO_LF1 chromosome 8, AGI_CSIRO_Lferr_CH_V1, whole genome shotgun sequence genome encodes these proteins:
- the LOC132066004 gene encoding uncharacterized protein LOC132066004 — translation MGIHYATNIYMEALALVHGLKIAIQKDLLPLVIKTDCKELINMLSNKSCSYQNLIDDCRYLFHTEARRASIKHIFREANEVADQLTKKGCKLDIFGSLMMYPTPPAFVICTILKRSTKRIGQTSPMDKKSSVGWIGVRAQQVRKDQMAAYQILGAILQDGHSTTRPPYFNGEHYCHWKESFKIFVQSTNYQAWIVIKEGPKPIPNVDAKDINTKIDLESHDVTKEQQETLSTNAREIALLYCARYGEEYVKISNCETAKEMWDKLEAIYEGTSKVRETKIDALRHDYEAFSMMHDENIESMFTRFSNIIGEIKSLGVTYTNSQQVRKLFRSLPKTWETKAIVLEDGNLDNFTYDELRGNLMAFEKNHIQRYQKDEKKKMVAFKSQAEESDDEFKEEEVSMISRHVIEGKRRSRNNRKGNSNFRKGKSSVVQRNDGKCYECEKYGHIASECPDAKRKPSKNCQKQRAFISWSEDEVSEDDEEGMTNICFMAIGKTSEVRPYHCSNCSETQELLDQTLEDLNRVFNEYKKLKRERRDWELKLEVVEIERDLLQEEVEDLKLQLNVLRVYNNKSTGKRPISNNNTSEKSKGDKSLFKSVADFDGGLVTFGDNSTGTLIGTRTISFNNSCDISNIYLVEGLKYNL, via the exons ATGGGAATCCATTATGCAACCAACATCTACATGGAAGCTCTTGCACTAGTACATGGTTTAAAAATTGCTATTCAAAAGGACCTACTTCCTCTAGTTATCAAGACCGATTGCAAAGAACTCATTAACATGCTTTCTAACAAATCTTGCTCCTACCAAAACTTAATTGATGATTGTAGGTACCTATTCCATACTGAAGCAAGAAGGGCTTCAATCAAGCACATTTTTAGAGAAGCTAATGAAGTGGCGGACCAATTAACAAAGAAAGGATGCAAGCTAGATATTTTTGGTAGTTTGATGATGTATCCCACTCCTCCTGCTTTTGTTATTT GTACTATACTCAAAAGATCAACCAAACGCATTGGACAGACAAGCCCAATGGATAAAAAGAGTTCAGTCGGCTGGATAGGAGTACGAGCTCAA CAAGTGAGAAAAGATCAAATGGCTGCCTATCAAATCCTTGGAGCAATTTTACAAGATGGGCACTCCACAACGCGGCCACCCTACTTCAATGGTGAACACTACTGCCATTGGAAAGAAAGTTTCAAGATCTTTGTGCAATCAACAAACTATCAAGCATGGATTGTGATCAAGGAAGGACCTAAACCTATTCCAAATGTGGATGCAAAAgatataaatacaaaaattgatCTGGAGTCACATGATGTGACTAAAGAACAACAGGAGACTTTATCAACAAATGCTCGAGAAATAGCTTTGTTGTACTGTGCGCGATACGGAGAAGAGTATGTCAAAATATCAAACTGCGAGACTGCAAAAGAAATGTGGGATAAACTTGAAGCCATATATGAAGGAACATCAAAAGTAAGAGAAACCAAAATTGATGCTCTAAGGCATGATTATGAAGCTTTTAGCATGATGCACGATGAGAACATTGAATCAATGTTCACCAGATTCAGCAACATCATTGGTGAAATTAAATCTCTTGGAGTGACTTACACCAATTCTCAACAGGTGAGAAAACTTTTCAGAAGTCTACCCAAGACTTGGGAAACCAAGGCAATTGTTTTAGAAGATGGAAATCTGGACAATTTTACATATGACGAACTAAGAGGAaatctgatggcttttgaaaagAATCATATTCAAAGATATCAGAaggatgaaaagaagaaaatggttGCTTTCAAATCTCAGGCTGAAGAAtctgatgatgagtttaaggaAGAAGAAGTGTCCATGATTTCTAGGCATGTAATTGAAGGCAAGAGAAGATCGAGAAACAATAGAAAAGGAAATTCAAATTTCAGAAAAGGTAAATCCTCCGTTGTTCAAAGAAATGATGGAAAATGCTACGAATGTGAAAAATATGGTCACATTGCATCTGAATGCCCTGATGCAAAGAGGAAACCATCGAAAAACTGTCAAAAACAACGAGCATTCATCAGTTGGAGTGAAGATGAAGTCTCTGAAGATGATGAGGAAGGAATGACGAACATTTGCTTCATGGCAATTGGCAAAACTAGCGAGGTAAGACCTTATCACTGTTCTAACTGTAGTGAAACTCAAGAATTGCTTGATCAAACACTCGAGGACTTAAATAGGGTGTTTAATGAATATAAGAAgcttaagagagaaagaagggaCTGGGAACTTAAACTAGAAGTAGTTGAAATAGAAAGGGATCTTCTTCaagaagaagttgaagactTGAAACTGCAGCTTAATGTGTTGC gtgtttaCAACAACAAGTCTACTGGGAAAAGACCTATCAGTAATAATAATACCTCTGAAAAATCTAAAG GAGACAAAAGCTTGTTCAAATCAGTCGCAGACTTTGATGGAGGACTAGTTACTTTTGGTGACAACTCAACAGGAACATTAATTGGTACAAGAACTATTTCGTTTAATAACTCTTGTGATATCTCTAATATTTATCTTGTTGAAGGACTCAAATATAACCTCTAA